The following proteins come from a genomic window of Winogradskyella sp. PC-19:
- the topA gene encoding type I DNA topoisomerase, producing MPKNLVIVESPAKAKTIEKFLGKDYKVESSFGHIADLPSKELGVDVDGDFKPKYQVSKDKKDVVKKLKDLAKKAEMVWLASDEDREGEAIAWHLAETLDLDKEKTKRIVFHEITKSAITKAIENPRSIDYDLVDAQQARRVLDRIVGYELSPVLWRKVKGGLSAGRVQSVSVRLIVEREREINKFEAKASYRVDAEFKTISGSTFKAKLPKNFNSEEEALQFLQNNVGAGYEVSDLQKKPAKKSPAPPFTTSTLQQEASRKLGYSVSRTMSNAQRLYEAGLITYMRTDSVNLSDEAKKGAESEIVSAYGIEYSMPRNYKGKSKGAQEAHEAIRPTNFANHSVGAERDQARLYDLIWKRAIASQMSEARLERTNLKIQINSSGSKLAEQFSANGEIITFEGFLKVYLEGTDDEDAEQDGILPDLKIGEKLDNKYITATERFTRPPSRFTEAALVKKLEELGIGRPSTYAPTISTIQNRNYIEKGTHEGDERKYKQLILEGSDIKTKLLSETTGSNKGKLVPTDIGTIVTDFLVNHFESILDYNFTARVEASFDDIAEGKEDWREMMKDFYKGFHPQVEDVQENAERESGERILGEDPETGRRVSVRLGKFGPMVQIGTVDDEEKPKFASLSPDQQLSSITYEEAMNLFQLPKSLGHYKDEEVEVNNGRFGPYVKFGKKFVSLPKGLDPLSVDYDQAVELIIEKEKADAPIYTYQGLDVQKGKGRFGPFIKWNNMFINVNKKYDWDNLSDEDIVTLIEDKIQKEKDKIIHNWEAEGIRVEKARWKRHNIIKGKQKVELPKTVDVTDMTLEEAQAILEKNAPKKKATKRKTTAKKKTTKKK from the coding sequence ATGCCGAAGAATCTAGTCATAGTTGAGTCACCTGCAAAGGCAAAAACCATAGAGAAATTTTTAGGGAAAGATTATAAAGTAGAGTCCAGTTTTGGACATATTGCTGATCTTCCTTCTAAAGAATTAGGGGTTGATGTCGACGGTGATTTCAAACCAAAATATCAAGTTTCAAAAGACAAGAAAGATGTTGTAAAGAAACTAAAAGATTTAGCAAAAAAAGCAGAGATGGTTTGGTTGGCCAGTGATGAAGATAGAGAAGGAGAAGCCATCGCATGGCACTTGGCTGAGACATTAGATTTAGATAAAGAAAAAACAAAACGTATCGTTTTTCACGAGATTACAAAGTCTGCAATTACAAAGGCTATTGAAAATCCAAGGAGTATAGATTACGATTTAGTAGATGCACAACAAGCGCGTCGTGTATTAGATAGAATTGTTGGTTATGAATTGTCCCCCGTTTTATGGCGCAAAGTCAAAGGTGGTCTATCGGCTGGTCGAGTACAATCTGTTTCTGTACGATTAATTGTCGAGCGAGAACGAGAGATTAATAAGTTTGAAGCCAAAGCGTCTTATAGAGTAGATGCAGAATTTAAAACTATTAGTGGAAGTACTTTTAAAGCAAAATTACCTAAGAATTTTAATTCTGAAGAAGAAGCACTTCAATTTTTGCAAAATAATGTTGGTGCTGGATATGAAGTTTCTGACCTACAAAAAAAACCAGCAAAGAAATCGCCAGCGCCTCCGTTTACAACATCTACATTACAACAAGAAGCCTCTCGTAAATTAGGGTATTCTGTAAGCAGAACTATGAGTAATGCGCAACGTTTATATGAAGCAGGTTTGATTACCTATATGAGAACGGATAGTGTAAATTTATCTGACGAAGCAAAAAAAGGTGCTGAAAGCGAGATAGTATCTGCATACGGTATAGAATATAGTATGCCTCGTAATTATAAAGGTAAATCAAAAGGAGCTCAAGAAGCTCACGAAGCCATACGACCAACAAATTTTGCAAACCATTCTGTTGGTGCAGAACGCGACCAAGCTAGATTATATGATTTAATATGGAAACGCGCTATTGCATCTCAGATGAGTGAAGCTAGGTTGGAGCGTACAAATCTTAAGATTCAGATTAATAGTTCAGGAAGTAAATTAGCCGAGCAGTTTTCTGCAAATGGTGAAATTATAACTTTTGAAGGTTTCCTTAAGGTATATCTAGAAGGTACAGATGATGAGGATGCTGAACAAGATGGTATTTTACCAGATTTAAAAATAGGAGAAAAACTAGATAATAAATATATCACTGCAACAGAACGTTTTACGAGACCACCATCTCGTTTTACAGAAGCTGCTTTAGTAAAAAAGCTCGAAGAGTTAGGTATTGGTCGTCCATCGACATATGCGCCGACAATTTCAACAATTCAGAATAGAAACTATATTGAAAAAGGAACGCACGAAGGCGATGAACGAAAATATAAACAGCTAATTCTTGAGGGTAGTGATATTAAAACAAAACTACTTTCTGAAACTACAGGTTCTAATAAAGGAAAATTAGTGCCAACAGATATTGGAACAATTGTTACTGATTTCTTAGTTAATCATTTTGAAAGTATCCTAGACTACAATTTTACAGCTCGAGTAGAAGCGAGTTTTGATGATATTGCAGAAGGAAAAGAAGATTGGCGAGAAATGATGAAAGACTTTTATAAAGGGTTCCATCCACAAGTGGAAGATGTTCAGGAAAATGCAGAGCGTGAATCTGGCGAGCGTATTTTAGGTGAAGATCCAGAAACTGGTCGTCGCGTAAGCGTACGTTTGGGTAAGTTTGGCCCTATGGTTCAGATAGGTACTGTAGATGACGAAGAAAAACCAAAATTTGCAAGCTTATCACCTGATCAACAATTAAGCTCTATTACTTATGAAGAGGCTATGAATTTATTCCAGCTTCCAAAATCATTAGGTCATTATAAAGACGAAGAAGTAGAGGTTAACAATGGACGTTTTGGACCATATGTAAAATTTGGTAAAAAATTCGTTTCATTACCAAAAGGTTTAGATCCTTTAAGTGTAGATTATGATCAAGCTGTAGAGCTTATAATCGAAAAGGAAAAAGCAGACGCACCAATCTATACGTATCAAGGATTAGATGTGCAAAAAGGAAAAGGGCGTTTTGGACCATTTATTAAATGGAACAATATGTTTATCAATGTTAATAAAAAATACGATTGGGATAATTTATCTGATGAGGATATCGTTACTTTGATTGAAGATAAAATTCAGAAAGAAAAAGATAAAATTATCCATAATTGGGAAGCTGAAGGCATACGTGTCGAAAAAGCTAGATGGAAAAGACATAATATTATTAAGGGTAAACAAAAAGTAGAATTGCCAAAAACTGTAGATGTTACAGATATGACTCTAGAAGAAGCACAAGCAATTTTAGAAAAAAACGCGCCAAAGAAAAAGGCAACTAAGCGAAAAACGACAGCAAAAAAGAAAACGACCAAAAAAAAGTAA
- a CDS encoding sigma-54 interaction domain-containing protein, whose amino-acid sequence MESIQAIKQRFGIIGNDAKLNRSIEKAIQVAPTDISILVTGESGVGKESIPKIIHQLSHRKHGKYIAVNCGAIPEGTIDSELFGHEKGAFTGATQTRSGYFEVADGGTIFLDEVGELPLTTQVRLLRVLENGEFIKVGSSKVQKTDVRIVAATNVNMFEAIKKEKFREDLYYRLSTIEINLPALRERKEDIHLLFRKFASDFALKYKMPTVKLTAEAIQLLLSYRWNGNIRQLRNVAEQVSVLEHNRSISGVTLKNYLPTGAGQNLPAVIKDTKSESDFSNEREILYKVLFDMKSDLNDLKKLTMELMKNGNISEVEKDNEGLIQKIYGNNEEETLQDVPVLAIPEHREEIIDPIIETEDKYHFAEEIEEEETLSLHDKELELIKKSLERHNGKRKLAAAELGISERTLYRKIKQYDL is encoded by the coding sequence ATGGAATCAATACAAGCCATAAAACAACGTTTCGGAATTATTGGCAACGATGCCAAACTTAATCGCTCTATTGAAAAAGCGATACAAGTAGCACCTACCGATATTTCTATATTAGTTACCGGAGAAAGTGGTGTTGGTAAAGAGAGTATTCCAAAAATCATACACCAACTATCACATCGTAAACACGGTAAATACATTGCTGTAAACTGTGGTGCTATTCCAGAAGGTACAATTGACAGTGAGCTTTTTGGCCACGAAAAAGGAGCTTTTACAGGAGCTACTCAAACACGTTCCGGTTATTTTGAAGTTGCAGATGGTGGAACAATATTTTTAGATGAAGTTGGAGAATTGCCACTAACAACACAAGTGCGCCTGTTGCGTGTTCTAGAAAATGGCGAATTCATCAAAGTAGGCTCAAGTAAGGTTCAAAAAACTGATGTTCGTATTGTTGCAGCTACAAACGTAAATATGTTTGAGGCTATTAAGAAAGAGAAATTTAGAGAAGATTTATATTACCGCTTAAGTACCATTGAGATTAATCTTCCTGCACTTCGTGAGCGTAAAGAAGACATACATTTATTATTTAGAAAGTTTGCTAGTGATTTTGCACTAAAATATAAAATGCCAACGGTAAAATTAACCGCTGAGGCTATTCAGCTTCTTCTAAGTTACAGATGGAATGGAAATATACGTCAACTGCGCAATGTTGCGGAACAAGTCTCGGTTTTAGAGCACAACCGCTCTATTTCTGGGGTTACTTTAAAAAATTATTTACCGACAGGTGCTGGTCAAAATTTACCCGCTGTAATAAAAGACACTAAATCTGAAAGCGATTTTAGTAACGAACGTGAGATTTTATACAAGGTTTTATTTGATATGAAAAGTGACCTCAATGACTTGAAAAAGTTAACGATGGAACTTATGAAAAATGGTAACATTTCTGAAGTCGAAAAAGATAACGAAGGACTGATTCAAAAAATCTATGGTAACAACGAAGAGGAAACACTACAAGACGTTCCTGTTTTAGCGATACCAGAACATAGAGAAGAGATAATCGACCCAATTATAGAAACTGAAGACAAATACCACTTTGCAGAGGAGATTGAAGAAGAAGAAACCTTGTCGCTTCATGATAAAGAATTAGAATTAATAAAAAAATCACTAGAACGTCACAACGGAAAACGTAAATTAGCCGCTGCCGAGTTAGGTATTAGCGAACGAACGCTTTACAGAAAGATAAAACAATACGATTTATAA
- the gldK gene encoding gliding motility lipoprotein GldK has product MNKLVLLITVLAFMVSCNSGDRGQVVGVKGKRWHPEKPYGMTLIPGGAFIMGKSDDDLAGMQDAPTKTATVRAFYMDETEITNSEYRQFVEDVRNNVIREKLAEMADLEGKVQGNGDIGEFAYTDSDTTNLNAYQKYMINTYGNEQRQLNTEIDLYLDTEDYPDELYSEVMDGMYLPLEESYNGQRTWDVSQFVFKYSKMDIQAAAKDRTLKRSDVIEQQEVMIYPDTTVWIRDFAYSYNEPMHNDYFWHDAYGDYPVVGVSWDQAKAFCQWRTIYHNDYQKDRKRQPVNVYRLPNEAEWEYAARGGLQGATFPWGNNYTLNDRGCFMANFKPLRGDYAADQALYTVEADAYEPNDFNLYNMAGNVSEWVNSSYSISSYEFMSSINPSVNDKNNQRKVVRGGSWKDVAYYLQVSSRDYEYADSARSYIGFRTVQDYMGTEVTKNGKN; this is encoded by the coding sequence ATGAATAAGCTTGTTTTACTAATCACAGTGTTAGCTTTTATGGTAAGCTGTAACTCTGGAGACCGCGGACAGGTTGTCGGCGTAAAAGGTAAACGATGGCACCCCGAAAAGCCTTATGGAATGACTTTAATTCCTGGTGGCGCTTTCATCATGGGTAAATCTGATGATGATTTAGCAGGTATGCAAGATGCACCTACCAAAACTGCAACTGTTAGAGCTTTCTATATGGATGAAACTGAAATCACCAATAGCGAGTACAGACAATTTGTAGAGGATGTTAGAAATAACGTCATAAGAGAAAAACTTGCTGAAATGGCTGATCTTGAAGGTAAAGTTCAAGGTAATGGAGACATTGGTGAATTTGCTTACACTGATTCTGATACGACAAACTTAAACGCTTACCAGAAGTATATGATTAATACATATGGTAATGAACAGCGTCAACTTAATACAGAAATTGATTTATATCTAGATACTGAAGATTATCCAGATGAATTATACTCTGAAGTAATGGACGGAATGTATTTACCGTTAGAAGAGTCATACAATGGACAGCGCACATGGGATGTGTCACAATTTGTTTTCAAATACTCAAAAATGGATATCCAAGCAGCTGCTAAAGATCGTACACTCAAACGTTCGGACGTTATTGAGCAGCAAGAGGTGATGATTTATCCAGATACCACTGTATGGATACGTGACTTTGCTTATTCTTATAATGAGCCAATGCATAACGATTATTTCTGGCATGACGCATACGGAGATTATCCTGTTGTAGGAGTATCTTGGGATCAAGCAAAGGCATTTTGCCAATGGAGAACGATATACCATAATGATTACCAAAAAGATAGAAAAAGACAACCAGTAAATGTTTACAGATTACCTAACGAAGCTGAGTGGGAATATGCTGCTCGTGGTGGATTACAAGGAGCAACATTTCCTTGGGGTAATAACTATACTTTAAATGATAGAGGTTGTTTTATGGCAAACTTTAAGCCTCTTCGTGGTGATTATGCTGCTGATCAAGCTTTATATACTGTAGAAGCAGACGCCTATGAGCCTAATGACTTTAACCTTTATAATATGGCAGGTAATGTGTCAGAATGGGTAAACAGCTCTTATTCGATATCATCATATGAGTTTATGTCTAGTATAAACCCTAGTGTAAATGATAAAAACAACCAGCGCAAAGTTGTACGTGGTGGTTCTTGGAAAGATGTTGCTTACTACTTACAAGTAAGTTCAAGAGATTACGAATATGCGGATTCTGCAAGAAGCTATATCGGCTTTAGAACTGTACAGGATTACATGGGTACAGAAGTAACCAAAAACGGAAAAAACTAA
- the miaB gene encoding tRNA (N6-isopentenyl adenosine(37)-C2)-methylthiotransferase MiaB, with translation MEKIIDENKQGENLVIENKQTNSRKLFIESYGCQMNFSDSEIVASILSEEGFNTTKSLEEADLVLVNTCSIRDKAEQTVRKRLEKYNAVKRSKNPKMKIGVLGCMAERLKSKFLEEEKMVDLVVGPDAYKDLPNLISEVDDGRNAINVILSKEETYGDIAPVRLNTNGVTAFVSITRGCDNMCTFCVVPFTRGRERSREPQSIIEEINDLASKGFKEVTLLGQNVDSFLWYGGGLKKDFKKATEMQKATAVNFAMLLDMCAKAQPKMRFRFSTSNPQDMTLDVIETMAKHRNICNYVHLPVQSGNNRILKAMNRLHTREEYFELIDNIRRIIPDIAISQDMIAGFPTETEEEHQDTLSLMEYVKYDFGFMFAYSERPGTLAGRRMEDDIPADVKQRRLNEIQALQREHSHYRTKQNVGKIQEILIEKESKKSDAHWSGRNSQNTVAVFLKKNYKVGDFVNVKITDCTSATLIGEAVGYSDNN, from the coding sequence ATGGAAAAAATAATAGACGAAAACAAACAAGGTGAAAACCTTGTTATTGAAAATAAACAAACCAACTCTAGGAAGCTTTTTATTGAAAGCTATGGCTGTCAAATGAACTTTAGTGACAGTGAAATTGTAGCTTCTATACTTTCTGAAGAAGGCTTCAATACCACTAAATCTCTCGAAGAAGCAGACTTAGTATTGGTAAACACTTGCTCAATTAGAGACAAAGCAGAACAAACTGTTAGAAAACGTTTAGAAAAATACAATGCTGTAAAACGAAGCAAAAATCCAAAAATGAAAATTGGAGTTTTAGGCTGTATGGCAGAACGTTTGAAAAGCAAGTTTCTTGAAGAAGAAAAAATGGTAGATCTTGTTGTTGGTCCAGATGCTTATAAAGATTTGCCAAACCTTATTAGCGAAGTAGATGATGGCCGAAATGCAATAAACGTTATTCTTTCTAAAGAAGAAACCTATGGAGACATTGCTCCAGTTCGCCTTAATACCAACGGCGTTACTGCATTTGTATCTATAACACGTGGATGCGACAATATGTGTACGTTTTGCGTTGTTCCTTTTACAAGAGGTCGTGAACGTAGTCGTGAGCCACAATCTATTATCGAAGAAATCAACGATTTGGCAAGCAAAGGTTTTAAAGAAGTTACGTTACTAGGACAAAACGTAGACAGCTTTTTATGGTATGGTGGCGGCTTAAAGAAAGACTTTAAAAAAGCAACCGAAATGCAAAAAGCAACTGCTGTAAATTTTGCAATGCTTTTAGACATGTGTGCAAAAGCACAACCAAAAATGCGTTTCAGATTTTCTACATCTAACCCTCAGGATATGACATTAGATGTTATTGAGACAATGGCTAAACATAGAAATATCTGTAACTATGTGCATTTACCTGTTCAAAGCGGAAACAACAGAATTCTAAAAGCTATGAATCGCCTTCATACTCGCGAGGAATACTTTGAATTAATTGACAACATTAGACGTATCATCCCGGATATTGCTATAAGCCAAGACATGATTGCTGGTTTTCCCACAGAAACAGAAGAAGAGCATCAAGATACTTTAAGTCTTATGGAATATGTAAAGTATGACTTCGGATTTATGTTTGCATATTCTGAAAGACCAGGAACATTGGCAGGTCGTCGCATGGAAGATGATATTCCTGCGGATGTTAAACAACGCAGATTGAATGAAATTCAGGCATTGCAACGCGAACACAGCCATTACAGAACAAAACAAAATGTAGGGAAAATTCAAGAAATCTTGATTGAAAAAGAGTCAAAAAAATCAGATGCACATTGGTCTGGTAGAAACAGTCAAAACACTGTTGCTGTTTTTCTTAAGAAAAACTACAAAGTTGGAGATTTTGTAAATGTAAAAATTACAGATTGCACTTCTGCAACGCTTATTGGCGAAGCTGTTGGGTACTCAGACAATAACTAA
- a CDS encoding LptE family protein, which translates to MKLFKYICFTLYFTSLTACGPYSFTGITETPETFQVNFFQNNAPLIEPGLDIQFTNALQDLIVNQTNSNLVNSGAEVIFEGEIVEYRISPTTATANNRAAQNRLTIGVNVKYTNTKDDEKSFDQRFSFFFDYEGDALLTGGQRDTAWEAIFERITQDIFQKALADW; encoded by the coding sequence ATGAAATTATTTAAATATATCTGCTTCACACTATATTTCACAAGTCTAACAGCTTGTGGTCCTTATTCATTTACAGGAATTACTGAAACCCCAGAAACTTTTCAGGTTAATTTTTTTCAGAATAACGCACCTCTAATAGAGCCTGGTTTAGATATTCAATTTACAAATGCGCTTCAAGATTTAATAGTAAATCAAACTAATTCTAATCTTGTAAATTCTGGTGCCGAAGTTATTTTTGAAGGCGAAATTGTTGAGTACAGGATTAGCCCCACAACAGCTACTGCAAATAATCGAGCAGCACAAAACAGATTAACCATTGGTGTTAATGTAAAATATACTAACACAAAAGATGACGAAAAAAGTTTTGACCAACGCTTCTCATTCTTTTTTGACTATGAAGGTGATGCACTGTTAACTGGCGGGCAACGCGATACAGCTTGGGAAGCTATTTTTGAGCGTATTACACAAGATATTTTTCAAAAAGCTTTAGCAGACTGGTAA
- a CDS encoding formimidoylglutamase: MNFNFLSPVSDSVLAHSELLSQQTIGRKIKIHSEQNGLPDLDKVQLALIGVKENRNDVNYIGSELNFDDIRKTFYSLFPGNWHTIIADLGDIEPGESTEDSYFALRTIVELLVEKKIIPIIIGGSQDLTYANYRAYDNLQPMVNIVNVDTNFDLGDSSQPIKNNSYFGKIILEEPYNLFNYSTIGYQTYFNSQEEIDLMERLYFEAYRLGEISNTINSVEPVMRDAHIVTVDLKSVRAAEVGERLKFTPNGLDGKEICAITRYAGISNKVSSFGIYEYHYAPKDTITAMLVAQMIWYFVEGVNCRVKDDDFINSDNYLKYNVLIENEELIFFKSVKTGRWWIEIPFLANVNNKLKKHTLLPCAHEDYVAATEGKIPERWYKAYRKNNF, translated from the coding sequence ATGAACTTTAATTTCCTCTCACCAGTTTCCGATTCAGTATTAGCGCATAGCGAATTATTATCTCAGCAAACAATAGGAAGGAAAATAAAGATTCATTCTGAGCAAAACGGTCTTCCAGACTTAGATAAGGTTCAGTTAGCTCTTATTGGCGTAAAGGAAAATAGAAATGATGTCAATTATATTGGTTCAGAACTAAACTTTGACGACATAAGAAAAACTTTCTACAGTTTGTTTCCTGGTAATTGGCATACAATTATTGCAGATCTTGGAGATATTGAGCCAGGAGAATCTACGGAAGATAGCTACTTCGCACTTCGTACTATTGTAGAATTATTAGTCGAGAAAAAAATCATACCTATAATTATTGGAGGAAGTCAGGATTTGACTTATGCAAATTATCGTGCTTACGATAATTTACAGCCTATGGTCAATATAGTAAATGTAGATACGAACTTTGATTTAGGTGACTCCTCGCAACCAATCAAAAATAATAGTTATTTCGGTAAAATTATTCTTGAAGAACCCTATAATCTTTTTAACTACTCGACTATTGGGTATCAAACCTATTTCAACTCTCAAGAAGAAATAGACTTAATGGAACGTTTGTATTTTGAAGCCTATAGACTAGGGGAAATTTCAAATACTATAAATAGCGTAGAGCCTGTAATGCGAGATGCACATATTGTAACAGTAGATTTAAAATCTGTTCGTGCCGCAGAAGTAGGTGAGCGTCTAAAGTTTACACCAAATGGCTTAGATGGAAAAGAGATTTGTGCCATTACTCGTTATGCCGGCATTAGTAATAAAGTGTCATCTTTTGGTATTTATGAATATCATTATGCGCCAAAGGACACAATAACTGCTATGCTAGTAGCGCAAATGATTTGGTATTTTGTCGAAGGCGTCAATTGTCGAGTTAAAGACGATGATTTTATAAATTCAGATAATTATTTAAAATATAATGTTCTCATTGAAAATGAAGAGCTTATATTCTTCAAAAGTGTCAAGACTGGACGCTGGTGGATAGAAATTCCTTTTTTAGCAAATGTTAATAATAAATTAAAAAAGCATACGTTATTACCATGCGCACACGAAGATTATGTGGCTGCAACCGAAGGTAAAATCCCTGAACGTTGGTACAAAGCCTACAGGAAGAATAACTTCTAA